GAGACGCCGACTTTGGTCCCGTGCGATTAAGAGCTTTTGGTACCTATGCACTCAAGGCAATCGACCCAGCTATCATTCTCAAAGAGCTGGTAAGCACAGATGGCGACTTCAACGCAGATGAAGTTTCTGAACTGCTGCGTTCCATCATCATCAGCTCTTTCGCAGATATGCTCGGTGAAGCTGGCATCCCTGCCCTCGACCTCGCCTCGAAGTACCGAGACCTCGGTGACAAGGCTCGAGACCTCGTCTGTGAACGCATTGATGACGAGTACGGTCTAGAGGTTACACAACTCAACATCGTCAATATTTCGCTGCCACCCGAAGTTGAAAAAGCAATCGACCAAAGAAGCAGCATGAATGCCATTGGCAACATGCAGCAGTTCCAACAATTTCAAATGGGCAATGCCATGATGGCCGCCGCGGAAAATCCTTCGGGAGGTGGCGCATCAGAGGGGCTTGGTTTGGGTATGGGCTTTGCCATGGCCGGTCAGATGATGGGTGGGATGAATCCTCAAGCGGCCGCCAGTGCACCGCCACCACCACCGATGGCAGGCCCTGCTTTTCATGTTGCCGTTAATGGACAGACACAAGGGCCATTCTCGATTCAACAAATGTCCGCTGGTGTAGCCCAAGGGCAGATAAGCGGTGAAACCATGGTATGGAGTCAAGGCATGGCTGGTTGGGCCCCGGCCTCCCAGGTTCCTCAGTTAGCTTCCTGTTTTGCGACACCACCACCTCCTCCGCCACCACCTGCTCCCGGCGTTAAGAGCTAAACTATGACCGCATCATCAACAGAAGCAACTCAACGGCTACCCGAGGAGCAAGCACGCTCCTTCCCTTGCGAAGGGTGTGGTTCAGATCTTGAATTCAACATTCAAGTTCAGCAGCTTAAGTGCCCCTACTGTGGCTTCGAAAAAGAGATAGATCTCTCTGAAGATGCCGTCATTCAAGAGCAAGACCTCAACGCAATGCTTGAGGCGCAGGCAAGTCATAAAGCACCGAAAGAGAAAAACCAAGACACGGAGTACAACTGTAAGACATGTGCGGGAACGATACTCTTTCAAAATAATATCATCAGTACCGAATGCCCGTACTGTGGCTCACCTGTCCAAAAAGACGAGGTCCATGGTTCAGACAATCGGATTCCAACCGATGCTGTTTTGCCGTTTATGATTGCGCGCGATGATGCCCAACAAAACTTAAAGGACTGGGTCAGCAGCCGCTGGTTTGCTCCGGGAGATTTTAAGGAGCGTGGCGTCAAAGGAAAGTTCAACGGTCTCTACATGCCTCATTGGACCTTCGATGCTCTTACATTCAACGAGTACCGAGGAGAACGCGGTAAAAATTATACCGTCAAGGATAACAACGGGAACACACACACCAAGACACGCTGGTATCCAGCCAACGGCCGATTTCAAAGATTCTTTGATGACGTGTTGGTTTGCGCGGTTCGAGATGCCAAGCGCAAACTCATGGAAAAGCTTGAACCCTGGTACCTAGATAAGGTGACTCCATTTAATCAAGAGTCGCTCGCTGGTTACACGGCAATGACCTACGAAGTAGAACTCAAAGAGGGCTTCGAAATAGGCAAGGACCGCATGGACACCGCAATTCGGCAGGAAATCAAACGACGTATTGGCGGTGATAAGCAGCGTATTCATCACCTAAAAACTAGATACGACGGACTCACCTATAAAAATCTCATGCTACCCGTCTGGATGCTCGCCTACCGGTATAACGACAAGTCTTATCAAGTGGTGGTCAATGCCTCCACGGGAGAAGTTCAAGGCGAAAGGCCTTGGAGTTGGATCAAGATTTTTGGAGTTGTTCTTCTTGGCCTCTCCATTGTAGGCGGACTCTACATCCTCAACGGGCAATAATAAGAAGATCCTACGAAACCATCAAGTTCATTCTTGTGGTCTAAACCTGCCCAAACCGAAAAAACATACGTTATTACAAGGCCTTGCTGCTAGCTAATTTCAATCGTGGCTCCTCTTCCATCCATCGGCGGCCTATGCCATGAATAGCTTCTAAGAGACTCGTAAAGGTAAAAGCACGTATGAATTTTAAAGGTCGTATCGCAGTCATCACCGGAGCAAGCCGCGGCATCGGTAAAGCCGTCGCTTTGACGCTTGCCGAAAAAGGCTGCGCTGTGGGACTTATAGCGCGGACTGAATCCACACTCGCTCAAACAGCAAAAGAGTGCCGGGCATTTGGCTCGCAAGTCTTCGCACTTCCTGTTGACCTTGAAAGCCCTGCTGCCGCCGTTGAAGGTCTAAGGTTACTGGTTCGTGAACTCGGTGGACTTGATATTCTCATTAACAATGCGGGCACCAGCGCCTCTGGCTCTATCGAAGACCTATCACTCGACGATTACGACCAAGTGATCAACTTGAATCTAAGAAGCGTCATGGCGCTTTGTAAACAGTCGATACCCGATCTCAAAAAATCAAAGAACGGTGCGATTATTAACATCGCTTCCATTGCTGGGCACTTAACCTACCCCGGCGGTACAGCATACGCCACCAGCAAACATGCGTTACGAGCGTTTACGGGTTGTCTCTTTGATGACATCCGAGAACATGGCATCAAGGTATCAGCCGTGTCGCCGGGCTACGTCAACACCGATTTGGTGAGTAGCCCCAAGCTAGACGCAAATAAAATGATTCAAACCCAGGATATCGTGGATGCTATTATCTATCTTCTCAATGCATCCCCAACCGTGTGTCCAACGGAAATCACTTTACGACCACAGCTCGCGCCTTACATTTAAGAATAGACTGGAGCTCAATTATGTCTGAAACCAACCGTCCCGCTATCATCACATGTGCCGTGACAGGTGTTTTGACTAACCCAAAGCAACACCCGGTTCCTGTAACACCTGAAGAAATGGCCGCGGCATGTTTCGAGGCTTATCAAGCGGGAGCAACCATCGTTCACGTTCACTTTCGCATGCAACACGAAGGCCTCGGTCACCTTCCTTGCTGGGACCCAGTGGTCGCAAAAGAAATCTGTGACGCTATCCGTGAAAAAGTTCCCGGAATCATCATCAATATGTCGACTGGTGTTTTCGGCAACGACATCTCCGGTCCCGTTGATTGCTTAGCATCTGTTAAACCTGAATATGCTGCATGTAACTCGGGCAGCATGAATTACCTCAAGCTAAAGAGCGACAAAAATTGGGCTTGGCCACCGATGCTCTTCGACAATCCTGTAGAGAAAATCTCCAAGTTTCTCGACGCAATGGATGAGCATGACACACGACCCGAATTTGAATGTTTTGATGCCGGGCACATTCGCTCAGTAACGATGTTCCATGAAAATGGACTGGCCAAAAATCCAAGTTACAACTTCGTGATGGGTGTTGCCTCAGGAATGCCTCTCGACGCTGAGTGGCTCCCCATGCTTCTCCCGCTTAAGTCACCCGATGCTCTTTGGCAGGTCACTGCTATTGGTCGTCAGAATGTATGGCCCGTCCATAGACGAACAGCGGAACTCGGCGGTAACTTGCGAAGCGGCCTTGAAGATACTTTCTACCTCCCAGATGGCAGCCGTGCCACAAGCAATGGTCAGCTCATCGAAGCCTTGGCTAAGTGTGCTAAAGAGGCAGGACGCGAAGTCTCCACTCTGAAGCAAACCCGCGAAATCCTTGGCTTTTCATAAGTAGCAACCCGACCAGTCTCTCCTGCCTCAGTTTGCATGGCCACTTGGGATCATGCTAATTTTATGGGTGTGGAGACGCAATGACTGAACTTGCAGATATGCCCTGTGTCGAGGGTGATGCTAACACACCTCCGGTCCGCGGTGATCAAGCCCAAAAGCTCCTTGGAGAGTTGGGTAATGGTTGGAAAATAAGCGGAACGGGGCATCTCGAGAAAATCTTCGTCTTCAAAAATTTCGTTGAGGCAATAAGCTTCGCAAATCAAGTTGGTGATATCGCTGAAGAGCAACGTCATCATCCAGATCTTCACATTGGTTGGGGCCGATGTGGGGTCGAAATATGGACTCATACCATCGGCGGCTTGTCAGAAAGTGATTTCTACCTAGCGGCCAAGGTCAATAGAGCACATAATCAAATGGTGAAGGCATCCGAGTCGAATCAGGGGGAATAAGAATCATGCTTCCAGAATCATACGCCTATGGCGTAAAAGAATGGGCTGTAGTCGTTGAAGCCATCCGTAGCGGAAAGCAGTGCTACCTCTTAAAAAAAGGTGGCCTCACGGAGCCCGACCATCCTGAGTTTGAAAGACCCAGTGGAATGTTTGGTCTCATTCCAACATGGGCCAAGCAGTTACCGATTCACCTTCGCTCCGAAAGCTGCCGAGACTTCGCCGACCAAGTCACGGGAGATGATACTACCGATACTTTCTCGATCTCGACTGTTGTAGATATTACCGAGCAAGTGGTGCTCAGTAACCCAATCCGCGCGCACAGGCTTTGGGACTGTCATGTGTGGAGAGCGGACTACCTAACGGAACGCATCAACACCCGCCCAGAGGTTCCGCTTCATCTTCTCTTCGTAAGGGCATACAATCTGCCAACACCGATTGAAGTGAAACGCGCAGAAACGTTCAATGATACTCGGCATTGGATTTCGCTTGAGCAAAACGCTTCCCTGGACCAGGCACAAGTGGTGCTCAAGGATCCTGAATACAAGCGTGAAACAAGAATTGTAAGAGAGAAGCTAAACGCATAACGCGCGAAGCTTTGGTTCCTACATGAGACCGGTGGTCAGCCGGGCCTCTTCAGACATTCTCTCTGGCGTCCATGGCGGGTCGAACGTCAGCTCTACACTGGCATTCACTTTTGGAATTTGCTCCACTTTACGCTTCACATCGTCCATCAATACTTGGCCCATTCCGCAGCCAGGAGCCGTTAAACTCATTTGAATAAATACGTTGGTGGTGGGCGAAGATGGCTTCACTGACACTTCGTAAATTAAACCAAGTTCAGCGATGTTCACGGGAATCTCTGGGTCGTAACATTTTCTAAGCTGTTCCCAAATCACTTCTTCCGTGACTTCCCCTTCGCTTAAGTTTGGCGGTAAGGCTTCAACTGGCACTTCTTTGCCCAGTGCATCGGCATCCATACCCGACACGCGGTACATGTATCCGAGTGGATTCTTGAGCGTAAAATCACCGCCCAGCTCCTGGGCAATCGTGACCGACGTTCCGGCAACCAGTGTCACCTCTATTCCTGCTGGAACTTCAACCGCCACGATGTCTCGGCTGAGTTCAATGCGTGCTTCTCGTAATGTGACCAGATCAACCATAAGACCCTCAGGCAAACATACGCATGACTTTTTCAAGCCCACGTCCTAAAGCTGCTACTTCATCCAAAGAGTTATAAAGCCCAAATGAAGCACGAGCGGTTGCTGTTACTCCATAACGAACCAAGAGTGGCTGCGTACAGTGATGACCTGTACGAATAGCGATACCCTCGCGATCAAGAATCGTCCCGATATCATTCGGGTGCGCCCCTTCCATGACAAAGCTAAACACTGCCGCCTTCCCAGACGTGGTCCCTATTTGCCGAAGCTCATCGAATCCCGATAACAGTTCATTCGTGGCTTGGGTGAGAGTCGCCTCATGTGCGGCCACCACGTCCATCCCAATACCCATTAGGTAATCAACCGCTGTTCCCAGGGCAATACCACCAGCGATATGTGGGGTACCTGCCTCAAATTTATGAGGAATCGTATTGTAAGTGGTTTTCTCGAAAGTCACTCGCTCGATCATGGAACCACCACCATGATAAGGCGGCATTGCATCTAGAAGCTCGGAGCGGCCCCACAAAATACCAACGCCCGTAGGCCCATAAACCTTGTGACCGGAGAAGACGTAAAAATCACAACCAAGCTCCTGAACATCAACCGCTTGGTGAGGTGTTGCCTGAGCGCCATCTAGTAAAATCTTCGCGCCAACCGCATGAGCCTTTTCAACAAGTTCCTTAGCCGGATTAACTGTCCCTAATGTGTTAGAAACATGAGCTACGGCTACGAGGCGCGTACGCTCGTTCAACAGGCTTTCATACACATCCATGCGAAGGTCGCCGGCATCATCAACAGGGATGACTTTTAAGTGAGCACCCTTACGCTCGCAGAGCATTTGCCATGGGACGATGTTACTATGGTGCTCCATTTCGGAGATGATGATCTCATCCCCTTCGCTCACAAAAGCTTCTCCAAAGCTCGATGCGACGAGGTTGATACCCTCCGTCGTTCCACGAACAAAGAGCACTTCCTCAATTTTCGGAGCGTTGATAAACTTCCGAATGCTCTCTCGGGCTTCTTCGTAACGCGTCGTTGCAGCGTCGCTTAGATAATGAATTCCGCGGTGAATATTCGCTCGCTCCAGGCCATAAAATTCTTCAACCGTATCCATCACGCACTTGGGAGTCTGAGCCGTCGCCGCGTTGTCTAGATAAACAAGTGGCTTGTCATGAACCAAACGCTTCAAGACAGGAAAGTCGCGGCGTATCTTCTCGATATCCATTATCTCTGACCTATCCGTTTACAGGCTTATTCAACAATTGTTCTCGAATATTCTTTTCCAGATAAACACTGGCAGCTTCAACTTTCAGCTCGGATAAAACATCCATCGCAAAACCATAAGTTAATTCACTGCGCGCTTGTTCCAGGGAAATACCCCGAGCACGCATATAAAAAATCTGGTCTTCATCAAGCTGCCCAACCGTAGCACCGTGCGCACACTTCACATCGTCCGCATAGATCTCAAGCTGAGGTCTGGTGTTTGCTGTAGCATTTTTAGACAAAATAAGGTTTCTATTTTGTTGAGATGAGTCGGTTTTTTGAGCCTCTTTTTGCACGAGAACATAACCATTGAAAACGCTCGTTGCAGAGTCGTCTAGAATGCCTTTGTAGTTCTCTTGGCTATTACAGTGAGGAGCGACATGCTCA
The sequence above is drawn from the Deltaproteobacteria bacterium genome and encodes:
- a CDS encoding SPFH domain-containing protein: YHNQIKNGAKLTVRPGQKAIFVNEGQVADIFEPGMYELTTANIPILSTLNGWAHGFDSPFKAEVYFISTRQITDLKWGTPNPVMLRDADFGPVRLRAFGTYALKAIDPAIILKELVSTDGDFNADEVSELLRSIIISSFADMLGEAGIPALDLASKYRDLGDKARDLVCERIDDEYGLEVTQLNIVNISLPPEVEKAIDQRSSMNAIGNMQQFQQFQMGNAMMAAAENPSGGGASEGLGLGMGFAMAGQMMGGMNPQAAASAPPPPPMAGPAFHVAVNGQTQGPFSIQQMSAGVAQGQISGETMVWSQGMAGWAPASQVPQLASCFATPPPPPPPPAPGVKS
- a CDS encoding 4a-hydroxytetrahydrobiopterin dehydratase, producing the protein MPCVEGDANTPPVRGDQAQKLLGELGNGWKISGTGHLEKIFVFKNFVEAISFANQVGDIAEEQRHHPDLHIGWGRCGVEIWTHTIGGLSESDFYLAAKVNRAHNQMVKASESNQGE
- a CDS encoding 3-keto-5-aminohexanoate cleavage protein; the protein is MSETNRPAIITCAVTGVLTNPKQHPVPVTPEEMAAACFEAYQAGATIVHVHFRMQHEGLGHLPCWDPVVAKEICDAIREKVPGIIINMSTGVFGNDISGPVDCLASVKPEYAACNSGSMNYLKLKSDKNWAWPPMLFDNPVEKISKFLDAMDEHDTRPEFECFDAGHIRSVTMFHENGLAKNPSYNFVMGVASGMPLDAEWLPMLLPLKSPDALWQVTAIGRQNVWPVHRRTAELGGNLRSGLEDTFYLPDGSRATSNGQLIEALAKCAKEAGREVSTLKQTREILGFS
- a CDS encoding DUF1802 family protein — translated: MLPESYAYGVKEWAVVVEAIRSGKQCYLLKKGGLTEPDHPEFERPSGMFGLIPTWAKQLPIHLRSESCRDFADQVTGDDTTDTFSISTVVDITEQVVLSNPIRAHRLWDCHVWRADYLTERINTRPEVPLHLLFVRAYNLPTPIEVKRAETFNDTRHWISLEQNASLDQAQVVLKDPEYKRETRIVREKLNA
- a CDS encoding SDR family oxidoreductase — translated: MNFKGRIAVITGASRGIGKAVALTLAEKGCAVGLIARTESTLAQTAKECRAFGSQVFALPVDLESPAAAVEGLRLLVRELGGLDILINNAGTSASGSIEDLSLDDYDQVINLNLRSVMALCKQSIPDLKKSKNGAIINIASIAGHLTYPGGTAYATSKHALRAFTGCLFDDIREHGIKVSAVSPGYVNTDLVSSPKLDANKMIQTQDIVDAIIYLLNASPTVCPTEITLRPQLAPYI
- a CDS encoding cysteine desulfurase; this translates as MDIEKIRRDFPVLKRLVHDKPLVYLDNAATAQTPKCVMDTVEEFYGLERANIHRGIHYLSDAATTRYEEARESIRKFINAPKIEEVLFVRGTTEGINLVASSFGEAFVSEGDEIIISEMEHHSNIVPWQMLCERKGAHLKVIPVDDAGDLRMDVYESLLNERTRLVAVAHVSNTLGTVNPAKELVEKAHAVGAKILLDGAQATPHQAVDVQELGCDFYVFSGHKVYGPTGVGILWGRSELLDAMPPYHGGGSMIERVTFEKTTYNTIPHKFEAGTPHIAGGIALGTAVDYLMGIGMDVVAAHEATLTQATNELLSGFDELRQIGTTSGKAAVFSFVMEGAHPNDIGTILDREGIAIRTGHHCTQPLLVRYGVTATARASFGLYNSLDEVAALGRGLEKVMRMFA
- the sufT gene encoding putative Fe-S cluster assembly protein SufT, yielding MVDLVTLREARIELSRDIVAVEVPAGIEVTLVAGTSVTIAQELGGDFTLKNPLGYMYRVSGMDADALGKEVPVEALPPNLSEGEVTEEVIWEQLRKCYDPEIPVNIAELGLIYEVSVKPSSPTTNVFIQMSLTAPGCGMGQVLMDDVKRKVEQIPKVNASVELTFDPPWTPERMSEEARLTTGLM